Sequence from the Deltaproteobacteria bacterium genome:
GATGGAGGACGATATTCAGGAGTTTCGCAAGGGCAAGCCGAAAGTCGAAGTGAAACGCGTTCCTGATATTCGCACCAAGCGCGACAATAAATCAGCTATAGTGAAGTCTTTTACCGGGGGAAAAGAGGGCCTGCAAAGCCATGAGGCAGTAGCCTACATAAATGAGCCCAACATAGTTGTTATGATTGCCATAAGTGCTCGTTCCGAGGATGCTTTTAATGAAGCATATCCAGCGTTCAAGGCTCTGGTTGAATCGTATTCATTTTCTGCGAGAAATTTATAGGGAAGCCTTGCCAAACAGGTTTTGCTGGTTATTATTATACTAAAAATAATTTATTTTGTGCCGTTTGCATAAGGTGTTTTTGTAGGCGGTTAGTAATGAGGTTAATATGGAAAATCTGGAATCAAAGACAGTAGGTGAAGTTGTTTCTCAAAATTTTAGAGCTGCAGATATCTTTAAGAGATATGGAATAGATTTTTGTTGTGGAGGAAAACGTTCGGTTAAGGATGCTTGTGCAAGTAAGGGGGTTAATTTAGACGATTTGATGGGTGATTTGTCGCGCCTTGAGCAGAATGTCGAGAAGGCTAGCGATTTTGACGCGTGGAGTTTGGATGTTTTAATCGACTATATACTCGACACCCATCACAGTTACGTGGCGGAAAATATTCCCTTAATAATTCAGTACTCTGACAAGGTTGCCGTAGTGCATGGCAGCAACAAGCCGGAATTTGTTAAGATTAACGAGCTTTTTCACGAAGTTGCTCAAGAACTACAGATGCA
This genomic interval carries:
- the ric gene encoding iron-sulfur cluster repair di-iron protein, whose product is MENLESKTVGEVVSQNFRAADIFKRYGIDFCCGGKRSVKDACASKGVNLDDLMGDLSRLEQNVEKASDFDAWSLDVLIDYILDTHHSYVAENIPLIIQYSDKVAVVHGSNKPEFVKINELFHEVAQELQMHMRKEEHILFPFIKQMAESKAKNLRAPMPPFGTVANPISMMEHEHDVAGDILKQIAKLTNGYVVPQDACNTVSVLIQKLEEFETDLHKHVHLENNILFPKAIELESELSTSGKSEKSQCCC